One part of the bacterium genome encodes these proteins:
- a CDS encoding polyprenol monophosphomannose synthase, translating to MKALVIIPTYNEKGNIAEIISQIQSVNPVFEVLVIDDNSPDGTGKLLDEIAQKDQKVHVIHRPGKMGLGTAYVTGFKWALSKDYDLICEMDADFSHPPKTLAVFLEKIRDFDLVIGSRYLDGVNVVNWPLKRLLLSYFANIYARVVTGVPVRDLTSGFKCYRRKVLEAVNLDRIKSNGYAFQIEMHFNAYYKGFKVTEVPIIFEERKVGQSKMSKKIVYEAVWMVWRLQWLRLTGQL from the coding sequence ATGAAGGCGCTGGTGATAATACCCACCTACAATGAAAAAGGCAACATTGCCGAGATCATCTCCCAGATCCAGTCGGTGAATCCGGTGTTCGAAGTGCTGGTGATAGACGACAATTCACCGGACGGCACCGGAAAACTGTTGGACGAGATAGCCCAAAAGGACCAGAAGGTCCACGTCATCCACCGGCCGGGCAAGATGGGACTGGGCACCGCCTATGTCACCGGATTCAAATGGGCGCTTTCCAAGGATTATGACCTGATCTGCGAAATGGACGCCGATTTTTCGCACCCGCCCAAAACGCTGGCGGTGTTCCTGGAAAAGATCAGGGACTTTGACCTGGTGATCGGATCGCGCTATCTGGACGGGGTCAACGTGGTCAACTGGCCCCTGAAAAGGCTGCTGCTGTCGTATTTTGCCAACATCTACGCCAGGGTGGTGACCGGGGTGCCGGTGCGGGACCTGACCAGCGGCTTCAAATGCTACCGGCGAAAAGTGCTGGAGGCCGTCAACCTGGACCGGATCAAGTCCAACGGCTACGCCTTTCAGATAGAGATGCATTTCAATGCCTATTACAAAGGTTTTAAAGTAACCGAGGTTCCCATCATTTTTGAAGAGCGCAAGGTGGGGCAGTCAAAGATGTCAAAGAAGATCGTCTACGAGGCGGTGTGGATGGTCTGGCGGCTGCAGTGGCTGAGGCTGACCGGACAGTTATAA